The proteins below come from a single Cervus canadensis isolate Bull #8, Minnesota chromosome 2, ASM1932006v1, whole genome shotgun sequence genomic window:
- the AKIRIN1 gene encoding akirin-1, which produces MACGATLKRPMEFEAALLSPGSPKRRRCAPLSGPTPGLRPPDAEPPPLLQTQTPPPTLQQPAPPGSERRLPTPEQIFQNIKQEYSRYQRWRHLEVVLNQSEACTSESQPHSSTLAAPSSPGSSWMKKDQPTFTLRQVGIICERLLKDYEDKIREEYEQILNTKLAEQYESFVKFTHDQIMRRYGTRPTSYVS; this is translated from the exons ATGGCGTGCGGGGCGACATTGAAGCGGCCCATGGAGTTCGAGGCGGCGCTGCTGAGCCCTGGCTCTCCGAAGCGGCGGCGCTGCGCCCCTCTGTCTGGCCCCACTCCGGGCCTCAGGCCCCCGGACGCCGAACCGCCGCCGCTGCTTCAGACGCAGACCCCACCGCCGACTCTGCAGCAGCCCGCCCCGCCCGGCAGCGAGCGGCGCCTTCCAACTCCGG agCAAATTTTTCAGAACATAAAACAAGAATATAGTCGTTATCAGAGGTGGAGACATTTAGAAGTTGTTCTTAATCAGAGTGAAGCTTGTACTTCGGAAAGTCAGCCTCACTCCTCAACACTCGCAGCACCTAGTTCTCCAG GTTCCTCCTGGATGAAAAAGGACCAGCCCACCTTTACCCTCCGACAAGTTGGAATAATATGTGAGCGTCTCTTAAAAGACTATGAAGATAAAATTCGGGAGGAATATGAGCAAATCCTCAATACTAAACTAGCAG AACAATATGAATCTTTTGTGAAATTCACACATGATCAGATTATGCGACGATATGGGACAAGGCCAACAAGCT ATGTGTCCTGA